A region from the Nocardia terpenica genome encodes:
- a CDS encoding carboxylesterase/lipase family protein produces the protein MVRTTYGTLRGSTGNGIAAFLGIPYAAPPFGANRFRGPRPPARWDGVRDALAYGPTAPKPATVAPFDRFMPDPHIPGRDCLNLNVWTPDPGGAGLPVMVWIHGGAFYYGTGASAVYDGAAFARDGVVCVTINYRLGVEGFAHLPDAPANRGLRDQIAALEWVRDNIAAFGGDPGNITIFGESAGGISVLTLLARELDLFQRAIVQSGSGAVAHDPHDAALITTEIARRLGIEPTAAGFAALEPATIIPVQVALNREIIYSPDSQRWGATTVASGMTLIPVLDDDMLPCPPEDAIAAGAGRGVDLLIGYNTDEFRLFTIATGLSESLTPEFMTATTVARGFSRDTAAAYTRPHPQRSTADRFAEFLTDGVYRIPANRIAEGHTGTRWMYEFAWRSPIERLGACHLLELGFVFDNLAATTGITGDNAPQPLADAMHRAWVDFATHGDPGWQRFDPATRPVKLFDNAGNPTVNDPHDNDRRLWS, from the coding sequence GTGGTTCGGACGACGTACGGGACGCTGCGAGGCAGCACCGGTAACGGCATCGCGGCGTTTCTCGGAATCCCGTACGCGGCGCCTCCGTTCGGCGCCAACCGCTTTCGCGGCCCGCGACCGCCCGCACGGTGGGACGGTGTGCGCGACGCGCTGGCCTATGGGCCGACCGCACCCAAACCGGCCACGGTCGCGCCGTTCGACCGATTCATGCCCGACCCACATATCCCGGGCCGGGACTGCCTCAACCTGAACGTGTGGACGCCCGATCCGGGTGGGGCGGGGCTGCCGGTCATGGTATGGATCCACGGCGGCGCGTTCTACTACGGCACCGGCGCGTCCGCGGTCTACGACGGTGCCGCCTTCGCCCGGGACGGCGTGGTCTGCGTGACCATCAACTATCGGCTGGGCGTGGAAGGTTTCGCGCACCTGCCGGACGCGCCTGCCAACCGGGGCCTGCGCGACCAGATCGCGGCCCTGGAATGGGTACGCGACAACATCGCCGCCTTCGGCGGCGACCCCGGCAACATCACGATCTTCGGGGAATCGGCGGGCGGGATCAGCGTACTCACGCTGCTCGCCCGGGAGCTGGACCTGTTCCAGCGGGCCATCGTGCAAAGCGGTTCCGGTGCCGTCGCACACGATCCGCACGATGCGGCGCTGATCACCACCGAGATCGCCAGGCGGCTGGGCATCGAGCCGACCGCCGCGGGCTTCGCCGCCCTCGAACCGGCCACTATTATCCCGGTGCAGGTCGCACTGAACCGGGAGATCATCTATTCGCCCGACTCTCAACGCTGGGGTGCCACCACCGTGGCCAGCGGTATGACCCTCATCCCCGTGCTGGACGACGACATGCTGCCCTGCCCGCCTGAAGACGCGATCGCGGCCGGCGCCGGTCGCGGCGTCGATCTGCTGATCGGCTACAACACCGACGAGTTCCGGCTGTTCACGATCGCGACCGGGCTTTCGGAATCCTTGACCCCCGAGTTCATGACGGCGACCACCGTCGCCCGGGGCTTCTCCCGGGACACGGCCGCCGCCTACACCCGCCCCCACCCGCAACGGTCCACCGCCGACCGGTTCGCGGAGTTCTTGACCGATGGGGTGTATCGGATTCCCGCCAACCGGATCGCGGAGGGACACACCGGTACCCGATGGATGTACGAGTTCGCCTGGCGCTCACCGATCGAACGCCTCGGAGCCTGCCACCTCCTGGAACTCGGTTTCGTATTCGACAACCTCGCCGCCACCACCGGCATAACCGGCGACAACGCACCCCAGCCACTCGCCGACGCCATGCACCGCGCCTGGGTCGACTTCGCCACCCACGGCGACCCCGGCTGGCAGCGCTTCGACCCCGCGACCCGCCCGGTCAAACTCTTCGACAACGCGGGAAACCCGACCGTGAACGACCCACACGACAACGACCGCAGACTCTGGAGCTGA